The following proteins are encoded in a genomic region of Phragmites australis chromosome 9, lpPhrAust1.1, whole genome shotgun sequence:
- the LOC133928276 gene encoding receptor-like cytoplasmic kinase 176, giving the protein MGNCWGAKISSDSPSRSASGATSKFASRNGTALSSSSSHASLASMLPTLRSEDEILESANVKAFTFNELRIATRNFRPDSVLGEGGFGSVFKGWIDEKTLTPTRPGTGMVIAVKKLNQEGYQGHKEWLTEVNYLGTLSDPYVVKLVGYCLEDEQRLLVYEFMPRGSLENHLFRRSSYFQPLSWNLRMKIALGAAKGLAFLHSDKAKVIYRDFKASNVLLDANFNAKLSDFGLAKDGPTGDKSHVSTRVMGTHGYAAPEYLATGHLTTKSDVYSFGVVLLEMLSGRRALDKNRPNGEHSLVEWARPYLRSKRRTLLILDPRLGGHYSHARAQKAAALALQCLSVESRLRPDMAEVVTALEQLQDAKEGGNPQLQKRPSSRSLDNNGSKASTKGREA; this is encoded by the exons ATGGGAAATTGCTGGGGCGCCAAGATCAGCTCCGACAGCCCTTCCCGCAGCGCCTCAG GGGCAACTTCCAAATTCGCTAGTAGGAATGGGACAGCCTTGAGCAGCTCCAGCAGCCATGCCTCGTTGGCGTCAATGCTGCCAACCCTGCGAAGCGAGGACGAGATTCTGGAGTCAGCAAACGTCAAGGCCTTCACCTTCAACGAGCTGAGGATCGCCACCAGAAACTTCAGACCAGACAGCGTGCTAGGCGAGGGTGGATTTGGGTCGGTCTTCAAGGGGTGGATCGATGAGAAGACGCTCACCCCAACTAGACCAGGCACAGGGATGGTCATTGCTGTCAAGAAGCTGAACCAGGAAGGTTACCAGGGTCACAAGGAATGGCTG ACTGAAGTGAATTACCTTGGAACACTGTCAGACCCGTATGTTGTAAAGCTCGTTGGCTACTGTCTCGAAGACGAACAGCGGCTCCTTGTCTATGAGTTCATGCCGCGCGGGAGTTTGGAGAATCATCTGTTCAGGA GGAGCTCCTATTTCCAGCCGCTGTCCTGGAACCTTCGAATGAAAATTGCCCTTGGAGCAGCTAAAGGGCTTGCATTTCTCCACAGCGATAAGGCTAAAGTCATCTACCGCGATTTCAAGGCCTCTAATGTGCTTCTAGATGCG AATTTCAATGCAAAGCTCTCTGATTTCGGACTGGCGAAGGATGGTCCAACTGGTGACAAGAGCCATGTCTCCACTAGGGTGATGGGGACTCATGGATACGCTGCTCCAGAATACCTTGCGACAG GTCATCTGACCACCAAGAGCGACGTCTACAGCTTTGGAGTAGTACTCCTGGAAATGCTGTCAGGACGCCGCGCCCTTGACAAGAACCGCCCGAACGGGGAGCACAGCCTGGTAGAGTGGGCTAGGCCGTACCTGAGAAGCAAGCGGCGCACACTCCTCATCCTGGACCCCCGGCTGGGCGGGCACTACTCCCACGCTAGGGCGCAGAAGGCTGCAGCATTGGCACTGCAATGCCTCTCAGTGGAGTCCAGGCTCAGGCCCGACATGGCCGAAGTGGTTACAGCGTTAGAACAGCTCCAGGACGCCAAGGAGGGGGGCAACCCTCAGCTGCAGAAGAGGCCGAGCAGTCGGAGCTTAGACAACAATGGCTCGAAAGCGTCGACCAAGGGCCGGGAAGCCTGA